One genomic window of Cupriavidus oxalaticus includes the following:
- the nusA gene encoding transcription termination factor NusA, translated as MSREVLLLVDALAREKNVDKDVVFGALEAALASATKKRFEEDVDIRVAIDRESGEHETFRRWLVVPDEQGLQEPDKQILLFEARDENPSLELGDYIEQQIESVEFGRIGAQAAKQVILQRIRDAEREQILNDYLDRGEKIMTGTVKRADKKGLIVESGRVEALLARDQIIPKENLRTGDRVRAYILNVDRAARGPQIELSRTAPEFLIKLFENEVPEMEQGLLEIKAAARDPGVRAKIAVVAHDKRIDPIGTCVGVRGTRVTAVRNEIGGEAVDIVLWSEDPAQFVIGALAPAQVQSIVVDEEKHSMDVVVDEENLAVAIGRSGQNVRLASELTGWQINIMTQEESAQKQAEESDVVRKLFMSKLDVDEEVADILIEEGFSTLEEVAYVPISEMMEIEAFDEDTVNELRNRARDALLTMELAREEKVEEVSQDLRSLDGLNPELIGKLAEGDIHTRDDLAELAVDELVEMTGVTEEEAKALIMKAREHWFN; from the coding sequence ATGAGCCGCGAAGTTCTGTTGCTCGTCGATGCGCTTGCGCGTGAGAAGAACGTCGACAAGGATGTGGTATTCGGTGCCCTGGAGGCGGCGCTCGCCTCGGCCACCAAGAAGCGTTTCGAAGAAGACGTGGATATCCGGGTCGCGATCGATCGCGAGTCGGGCGAGCATGAAACCTTCCGCCGCTGGCTGGTCGTTCCCGACGAGCAGGGCCTGCAGGAGCCGGACAAGCAAATCCTTCTGTTCGAAGCCCGCGATGAGAACCCCAGCCTTGAGCTTGGCGACTACATCGAGCAGCAGATCGAGTCGGTCGAGTTCGGCCGTATCGGCGCGCAGGCCGCCAAGCAGGTGATCCTGCAGCGCATCCGCGACGCCGAGCGCGAGCAGATCCTGAACGACTACCTGGATCGCGGCGAGAAGATCATGACCGGCACGGTCAAGCGCGCCGACAAGAAGGGCCTGATCGTGGAATCCGGCCGCGTCGAAGCGCTGCTGGCCCGCGACCAGATCATCCCGAAGGAAAACCTGCGCACCGGCGATCGCGTGCGTGCCTATATCCTGAACGTGGACCGCGCCGCGCGCGGCCCGCAGATCGAGTTGTCGCGCACGGCCCCCGAGTTCCTGATCAAGCTCTTCGAAAACGAAGTGCCGGAAATGGAGCAGGGCCTGCTGGAAATCAAGGCCGCCGCGCGTGATCCGGGCGTGCGTGCCAAGATCGCGGTGGTGGCGCATGACAAGCGCATCGACCCGATCGGCACCTGCGTGGGCGTGCGCGGTACGCGCGTGACCGCGGTGCGCAACGAGATCGGCGGCGAGGCCGTGGATATCGTGCTGTGGTCGGAAGACCCGGCGCAGTTTGTGATCGGCGCACTGGCACCTGCGCAAGTGCAGTCGATCGTGGTCGATGAAGAGAAGCACAGCATGGACGTGGTGGTCGACGAGGAAAACCTCGCCGTCGCCATCGGCCGCAGTGGTCAGAACGTACGCCTGGCGTCCGAGCTGACCGGCTGGCAGATCAACATCATGACGCAGGAAGAATCGGCGCAGAAGCAGGCCGAAGAGAGCGATGTCGTGCGCAAGCTGTTCATGTCCAAGCTGGACGTGGATGAGGAAGTGGCAGACATCCTGATCGAGGAAGGCTTCTCCACGCTGGAAGAAGTGGCCTATGTCCCCATCAGTGAAATGATGGAGATCGAGGCCTTTGACGAAGACACCGTCAACGAGCTGCGCAACCGCGCGCGTGATGCGCTCCTGACGATGGAACTGGCCCGGGAAGAAAAGGTGGAAGAGGTGTCGCAGGATCTGCGCTCGCTCGACGGCCTGAACCCGGAACTGATCGGCAAGCTGGCCGAAGGTGATATCCACACGCGTGACGACCTGGCCGAACTGGCCGTCGACGAACTGGTCGAGATGACCGGCGTCACCGAGGAAGAAGCCAAGGCGCTGATCATGAAAGCACGGGAACATTGGTTCAACTGA
- the rimP gene encoding ribosome maturation factor RimP — MHLADLIETTLNGMGYELVELERAPAGLLRVYIDQPETGIAIEDCEKVSRQLTHVFTVENVDYERLEVSSPGLDRPLKKLADYVRFAGAEARVTLRLPVNGQKNFTGILREPAGEAGAEKVGLEFEGKDGPALLEFAVSDVDKARLVPVFDFKGNQRKGNKQ, encoded by the coding sequence GTGCATCTGGCAGATTTGATCGAAACCACCCTTAACGGCATGGGATATGAGCTGGTTGAGCTCGAGCGTGCCCCGGCCGGATTGCTGCGTGTCTATATCGATCAGCCTGAAACCGGCATCGCCATCGAGGATTGTGAAAAGGTGAGCCGCCAGCTCACCCACGTGTTCACGGTCGAGAACGTCGACTACGAACGCCTCGAGGTCTCGTCGCCCGGACTGGACCGGCCGCTGAAGAAGCTGGCCGACTACGTCCGCTTTGCCGGCGCCGAGGCGCGCGTGACGCTGCGCCTGCCGGTGAACGGGCAGAAGAACTTCACGGGCATCCTGCGCGAACCGGCCGGCGAGGCTGGCGCGGAGAAGGTCGGCCTGGAGTTCGAGGGCAAGGATGGCCCGGCACTGCTGGAATTTGCCGTATCCGATGTCGACAAGGCACGCCTGGTGCCGGTATTCGACTTCAAAGGAAATCAAAGAAAAGGGAACAAGCAATGA
- the rluB gene encoding 23S rRNA pseudouridine(2605) synthase RluB translates to MQHPIVNILSDSVEQDTRHAGAPADSGAAEPGSGSEAAPRRKGLRRGLRNLVASRRQATQDRDAGRAEGAEAGMPGDAAEAAPAPAAAGGRGAQRGRGKRKPAEGDGGQSAQAPADKAHKAHKAESGEKAERAERADKGEQAPRKRKPNPRSGKSAAPAEGQGAAGRQPQGRRKEGAKPQGQRKGQGQGGGDKAAASSEDLFRFVISEQYDKEDTVIPRTKAKPVRELSAEDDAPKLHKVLAEGGLGSRREMEELILQGRVSVNGLPAHIGQRILPADQVRVNGKLIHRKVSTKPPRVLLYHKPAGEIVSQSDPEGRPTVFDSLPRIKSGKWVAIGRLDFNTEGLLIFTTSGDIANRFMHPRYGVEREYAVRTLGELAEADRQRLLHGIKLDDGEANFLRIADGGGEGVNQWYHVALTEGRNREVRRMFEAVGLTVSRLIRTRYGQFLLPRGLKRGRWQEVEPNDVKALMTAVGLKVPGKGEQSGKGATKVGGRKQRTEAAIAGMPMHTGMDGLPRYEQGGARGGSRGGQPDPMKTSMGYISHGPTLLTSHAANLGGGRGTGARQARGGGGAGLGGQGKPQRRGGGEANGNVMPKAAKAGGNRGQRGGGGGGGNRGGSRGGNRGGNR, encoded by the coding sequence ATGCAACATCCGATAGTGAATATCTTGTCTGATTCCGTTGAGCAAGACACCCGCCATGCGGGCGCACCCGCCGATTCCGGCGCCGCCGAACCCGGATCGGGCAGCGAAGCCGCGCCCCGCCGCAAGGGGCTGCGCCGCGGGCTGAGGAACCTGGTGGCGTCGCGCCGCCAGGCCACGCAAGATCGCGATGCCGGCCGCGCCGAAGGCGCCGAGGCCGGTATGCCCGGCGACGCCGCGGAAGCGGCCCCGGCGCCAGCGGCGGCCGGCGGGCGCGGTGCCCAGCGCGGCCGCGGCAAGCGCAAGCCGGCTGAGGGCGATGGCGGCCAGTCGGCGCAGGCCCCGGCCGACAAGGCGCACAAGGCGCACAAGGCTGAAAGCGGCGAGAAAGCCGAAAGAGCCGAGAGGGCGGACAAGGGTGAGCAGGCGCCCCGCAAGCGCAAGCCGAACCCGCGCAGCGGCAAGTCAGCCGCTCCGGCCGAGGGCCAGGGCGCTGCCGGCCGGCAGCCGCAGGGCCGCCGCAAGGAGGGTGCCAAGCCGCAGGGCCAGCGCAAGGGCCAGGGCCAGGGTGGTGGCGACAAGGCCGCGGCCAGCAGCGAGGACCTGTTCCGCTTCGTGATTTCCGAGCAGTACGACAAGGAAGACACGGTCATCCCGCGCACCAAGGCGAAGCCGGTGCGTGAGCTGTCGGCCGAGGACGACGCCCCGAAGCTGCACAAGGTGCTGGCCGAAGGCGGCCTGGGCTCGCGCCGCGAAATGGAAGAGCTGATCCTGCAGGGACGGGTCTCGGTCAACGGGCTGCCGGCGCATATCGGCCAGCGCATCCTGCCGGCCGACCAGGTGCGCGTCAACGGCAAGCTGATTCACCGCAAGGTCTCGACCAAGCCGCCGCGCGTGCTGCTGTACCACAAGCCGGCCGGCGAAATCGTCAGCCAGTCGGACCCGGAAGGCCGTCCGACCGTGTTCGACAGCCTGCCGCGCATCAAGTCCGGCAAGTGGGTCGCCATTGGCCGGCTGGACTTCAATACCGAGGGCCTGCTGATCTTCACCACCTCGGGCGATATCGCCAACCGCTTCATGCACCCGCGCTACGGCGTCGAACGTGAATACGCGGTGCGCACGCTGGGCGAGCTGGCCGAAGCCGACCGCCAGCGCCTGCTGCACGGCATCAAGCTGGACGACGGCGAGGCCAACTTCCTGCGCATCGCGGACGGCGGCGGCGAGGGCGTCAACCAGTGGTACCACGTGGCGCTGACCGAAGGCCGCAACCGCGAAGTGCGGCGCATGTTCGAGGCGGTCGGCCTGACCGTGTCGCGCCTGATCCGTACGCGCTACGGGCAGTTCCTGCTTCCGCGCGGCCTCAAGCGCGGCCGCTGGCAGGAGGTCGAGCCCAATGACGTCAAGGCGCTGATGACCGCCGTCGGCCTGAAGGTGCCAGGCAAGGGCGAGCAGTCCGGCAAGGGCGCGACCAAGGTCGGCGGGCGCAAGCAGCGTACCGAAGCGGCGATTGCCGGCATGCCGATGCATACCGGCATGGACGGCCTGCCGCGCTACGAGCAGGGCGGTGCGCGGGGCGGCAGCCGCGGCGGCCAGCCGGATCCGATGAAGACGTCGATGGGCTACATCAGCCACGGCCCCACGCTGCTGACCTCGCACGCGGCCAACCTTGGCGGCGGCCGCGGCACCGGCGCGCGCCAGGCGCGTGGTGGCGGTGGCGCCGGGCTTGGCGGGCAAGGCAAGCCGCAGCGTCGTGGCGGCGGCGAGGCGAACGGAAACGTCATGCCGAAGGCGGCGAAGGCAGGCGGAAATCGCGGCCAGCGTGGCGGCGGCGGCGGTGGTGGCAATCGCGGAGGCAGCCGCGGGGGCAATCGCGGGGGCAATCGCTGA